Below is a window of Clostridium sp. JN-1 DNA.
AGAGGATATTTTGTAGGAGGGAGTAAATTAGATGAAAAAATTTGTATTTGGAAGAAGCTGCATAATAATGGGCGAAAATTGTATGCAGTGTTTAAAAGAAATAAATGTTGGTAGAGCATTTATTGTGACTGGTCATAAATCCATGATTGAAAGTGGGATAATTCAAAAAGCAGAAAAAATTTTAAGCAGCAAAGGTTATCCTGTGTATATACATTCTGGAATTACTAAAAGTTCAGGGATAAATATTATAATGGATATTTTAGATGCAATGAAAAAGTTTAAACCTGATACAGTTATAGCATTAGGGGGTGGATCTGTTATAGATGCTGCTAAAATTCTAACTATTATTTATGAAAATCAAAATATAAATTTTGAAAACATACTTTCTTTTAAGCTTCCTACAGAAAGAAAATATCTAAAGCTAATTGCGATACCATCCACTTCAGGAACCGGAAGTGAGGTTACAAGAAGCTGCCTTATGTGTTTAAAGGATAATGATGCCAAAATAAAACTCAAAACTCCTGCATTTATTCCAGATGTAGTAATATTAGATCCAATTATACCACTTAATATGCCATTTTCTATCGCGGCGCAAACAGGTATGATTGCAATATCTCATGTAATCGAATGTTATTTAGATGATAATTTGAATGATATATCTAAGTGTTTATGTAGACAAGCAATTATGGGATTATTTAAGTATTTACCATTATCTTGTCAAAGCAGTGATATAAAGTTTAGGGAAAAAGTACAAAATTATGTGTGTATTTCAGGACTTGCATTTAATAATGTTAGCAGCGAAATAATTGATGCAATATCTGCTTCTATCAGTGCAAAGTTTAATTTAAATTATGGACTTGTAAATGCTATAGTATTGCCTTACTTTTTAGAATAT
It encodes the following:
- a CDS encoding iron-containing alcohol dehydrogenase, yielding MKKFVFGRSCIIMGENCMQCLKEINVGRAFIVTGHKSMIESGIIQKAEKILSSKGYPVYIHSGITKSSGINIIMDILDAMKKFKPDTVIALGGGSVIDAAKILTIIYENQNINFENILSFKLPTERKYLKLIAIPSTSGTGSEVTRSCLMCLKDNDAKIKLKTPAFIPDVVILDPIIPLNMPFSIAAQTGMIAISHVIECYLDDNLNDISKCLCRQAIMGLFKYLPLSCQSSDIKFREKVQNYVCISGLAFNNVSSEIIDAISASISAKFNLNYGLVNAIVLPYFLEYSTRNITIVSRLKELGKYIGVEDFINSIKKLNSKLSIPKSLKEVGIDEKKFENNLFMLVQNLVRYFTKINHIKISEEDIVKILKYVYYGHDIDF